One Merismopedia glauca CCAP 1448/3 DNA segment encodes these proteins:
- a CDS encoding threo-3-hydroxy-L-aspartate ammonia-lyase — translation MYPNYTDIQAAAERLKNQAHQTPVMTSSTVDRTTGAQVFFKCENLQRTGSFKFRGAYNALVQLSQNQREKGVITFSSGNHAQALALSGQLLGISTTVVMPENAPRVKQVATRGYGAEVILYNPATTDRQALVAEISQQRSLKIIPPYDHPHIIAGQGTVAQELIEQVGELDLLLVCCGGGGLLSGCAIAAKTLNPGCQVVGVEPELADDATRSFYTKTLQTVTNPQTIADGARTPFLGELTFPLVLQYVDEMVTVSETAIRQTMLFLWERLKIVVEPTGTLATAALLEKKISTPGKRIGVIISGGNVDLSQLGTIFF, via the coding sequence ATGTACCCAAACTATACCGACATTCAAGCTGCTGCTGAGCGATTAAAAAATCAAGCTCATCAAACACCCGTAATGACTTCCAGCACAGTCGATCGCACAACTGGCGCTCAAGTCTTTTTTAAATGCGAAAACTTGCAAAGAACAGGTTCATTTAAATTTCGGGGAGCTTATAATGCCTTGGTTCAACTGAGTCAAAATCAAAGAGAGAAAGGGGTAATTACCTTCTCTTCTGGCAATCATGCCCAAGCTTTAGCTTTATCTGGTCAACTTCTCGGTATTTCAACTACGGTAGTTATGCCCGAAAATGCTCCTAGAGTCAAACAGGTAGCTACTCGCGGTTACGGAGCCGAAGTAATTTTATATAATCCTGCCACAACTGACAGACAAGCTTTAGTGGCTGAAATTTCTCAACAGCGCTCTTTAAAGATTATCCCTCCCTACGACCATCCTCATATTATTGCGGGACAAGGTACAGTCGCCCAAGAACTGATCGAACAGGTAGGAGAACTAGATTTACTGTTGGTGTGTTGCGGGGGAGGAGGTTTACTCTCTGGGTGCGCTATAGCTGCTAAAACCCTGAATCCTGGTTGTCAGGTGGTAGGTGTAGAACCAGAATTAGCAGATGATGCAACTCGCTCTTTTTATACCAAAACCTTGCAAACAGTGACTAATCCTCAAACTATTGCTGATGGTGCGCGAACGCCATTTTTAGGAGAACTAACCTTTCCTTTAGTCTTGCAATATGTTGATGAGATGGTAACGGTTTCGGAAACTGCCATCCGTCAGACTATGCTGTTTTTATGGGAACGATTAAAAATAGTCGTTGAACCCACAGGAACTCTAGCCACTGCTGCATTACTAGAGAAGAAAATATCTACACCTGGGAAGCGGATTGGAGTAATTATCAGTGGTGGTAACGTTGACTTATCTCAATTGGGCACAATATTTTTTTAA